In the genome of Pirellulales bacterium, the window CTGATAGTGTAGGAAACTGGCCGCTGCCGTCCGACAAAGGGGTCGCTAGGCAAGGCGCCGTTCGCGCATGGCCAAGATTGTTGCAACGATGTGCATCGATCGCGCCGGCATAGCGCGGTGGACAACCCGGCTGGTGTGATCCGCGCGGCATTCCTTTGCGCGACGGGTTAGAGCGCGCCCGTCAGCGGTAGAAGCCTCTGAAATGCGGGCGCTCGTTTCGTTGGTTGGACCGGGGCTCTGCCTGCGGCCCCCGGCCGGAGGCCTTCAACCGACGCACCCGACAGAGGCGGCATGGCGGATGCACCATTCCGCCGCAGCCCGCGCAGCGCCGCGGCGGCACGTCGTCGTCGGGCCGCATATAGTCGTTGCGAGGCCACTGCGGCGCGGCCTGCCGTCGTCCGTCGGCAATAGCCTGCACTGTGCCGCGGCTCACACCCGAGCGCCGCGCGATCTCGCGCATCGGCAACTCGCCGGCATGGAGCAGCGCTTGAATCTCGATGACCTGCTGCGGCGTTAGCATCCCTGGCCCCCATTGCGATTTCTGCTGGCCGACCTGAGACTTGACTATAGATACATTTGTACACTATTGTCAAGTGGGCCGTGCGAAGGGAACGCACGCAAGTACTTGGCGAACGTCACACTTCCGCCGGTGGCGCACGGAGTTGTAACGCCAGACATGTGCGGCGAGTTCGCAATCTTATTGCTGAGCGACCTAATTCGAGTCGCCCACGAACGCGCACTTGATGCTATTCGACAGTGGTCAAGATCCGCTGACTTTCCGCATGGTCACGGACTTCGTCAGGATTGAACCACGCCGGCTTGAAGCTAGCCTTGGCAAAAAGTGGCATCTGATCGGCGTAGTGTTTGGATTGCGGATTTTCGCTCACTCCAAACGGCAGGCAGCTTACCGCGCGGATTCCTTCAGAAAAATCGACGATCATGCCGTAACTCGATCCACCGATACAGTTGAGGCGCTGATTGAGTATCAGCCCGGTGCTTGGCCGTAAGGTGATAAACGGGTTGTTGAACTGATCTCCGCCATGACCGAAGCCGACCATCCCCAATTCGACATCGCCGTGACGAATTCGACAAAAATCTTGCCATGGAATATTGAGAGCTCCCCAGCGCTGCTTGGCGAGGCGCGCCTGTTTGAGGATCGTTTCCGCTGTTTTGTCAAAATCCGCTTCGTCCAGCGCGGCGGGGAATTCT includes:
- a CDS encoding helix-turn-helix domain-containing protein → MLTPQQVIEIQALLHAGELPMREIARRSGVSRGTVQAIADGRRQAAPQWPRNDYMRPDDDVPPRRCAGCGGMVHPPCRLCRVRRLKASGRGPQAEPRSNQRNERPHFRGFYR
- a CDS encoding penicillin acylase family protein; translation: RPGHESWARWQGFHSLEELPQVLNPPCGYVLNTNSGPQNVCPDVAPRPQDFPDYMMSQKDNSRSRRLSALLASDEKITVDEMRAYATDTQIEAADMWLEKLVGRIQDHLTTNATTMPAEDASLFKEVVAVLTAWDRRADLESRGGALFVVICARPEFPAALDEADFDKTAETILKQARLAKQRWGALNIPWQDFCRIRHGDVELGMVGFGHGGDQFNNPFITLRPSTGLILNQRLNCIGGSSYGMIVDFSEGIRAVSCLPFGVSENPQSKHYADQMPLFAKASFKPAWFNPDEVRDHAESQRILTTVE